ACCCGGTCTCCGGCAGGTCGCACGCCGGCGACCACCGTTGCGCACCCTCGGTCTCGCCGCTCTCGGAGAGTTCGGTGATCCGCGCGAGCTGCTCGGCGGAGTTGATCGCGCCGATGTCGGTGTTCTTGTCCAGCGGGTCGCCGACGCGCAGCGTGGAGACGCGACGCTTGAGCCGCGCCAGCACCTCGTCGGCGATGGACTCCTGCACCAGCAGGCGCGAGCCCGCGCAGCACACGTGACCCTGGTTGAAGAAGATCCCGTCGACGATGCCCTCGATCGCCTGGTCGATGGGGGCGTCGTCGAACACGATGTTGGCGGCCTTGCCGCCGAGCTCGAGCGTCACCTTCTTCTCGGTGCCCGCGACACTGCGCGCGATCGCCTTGCCGACCTCGGTCGAGCCGGTGAACGCGACCTTGTCGACGCCGGGGTGGCCGACGAGCGCCTGCCCGGTGGCCCCGGCGCCGGTGATGATGTTGACGACGCCGGGCGGCAGGTCGGCCTGCTGGCAGATCTCGGCGACCAGCAGCGCCGTCAGCGGCGTGGTCTCGGCCGGCTTGAGCACGACCGTGTTGCCCGCGGCCAACGCCGGCGCGATCTTCCAGGCCAGCATCAGCAGCGGGAAGTTCCACGGGATGACCTGCGCGGCGACGCCGAGCGGCCGGGGCGAGGTGCCGAGACCGGCGTAGTGCAGCTTGTCGGCCCAGCCGGCGTAGTAGAAGAAGAACGCCGCAACGGTGGGCACGTCGATGTCGCGGGTCTCACGGATCGGCTTGCCGTTGTCGAGCGACTCCAGCACCGCCAGCTCGCGTCCGCGCTCCTGGATGATCCGGGCGATGCGGTAGAGGTACTTGGCCCGCTCGCTGCCCGGCATCCGTGACCAGACCCGGGTGTAGGCGCGACGGGCGGCCTTCACCGCGGCTTCGACGTCGCGCTCGTCGGCCTCGGCGACCTCGGCGAGGGTCTCCTCGGTCGCGGGGTTGATCGTCTTGAACGCCTCGCCT
The nucleotide sequence above comes from Nocardioides massiliensis. Encoded proteins:
- a CDS encoding aldehyde dehydrogenase family protein, giving the protein MVSTSSTNTFDYAPAPESRSIVDLLPSYGLFIDGAFVDGRGEAFKTINPATEETLAEVAEADERDVEAAVKAARRAYTRVWSRMPGSERAKYLYRIARIIQERGRELAVLESLDNGKPIRETRDIDVPTVAAFFFYYAGWADKLHYAGLGTSPRPLGVAAQVIPWNFPLLMLAWKIAPALAAGNTVVLKPAETTPLTALLVAEICQQADLPPGVVNIITGAGATGQALVGHPGVDKVAFTGSTEVGKAIARSVAGTEKKVTLELGGKAANIVFDDAPIDQAIEGIVDGIFFNQGHVCCAGSRLLVQESIADEVLARLKRRVSTLRVGDPLDKNTDIGAINSAEQLARITELSESGETEGAQRWSPACDLPETGFWFAPTIFTDVSLAHRIAREEIFGPVLSVLTFRTPDEAVAKANNTPYGLSAGVWTDKGSRILSIANQLRAGVVWANTFNKFDPTSPFGGYQESGYGREGGRHGLAAYLATDEDTNREGGR